In Flavobacterium endoglycinae, one DNA window encodes the following:
- the hisC gene encoding histidinol-phosphate transaminase encodes MNTFDINTITRENVKTLKPYSSARDEFEDFDTAEMIFLDANENPFQNGVNRYPDPQQNSVKAILAKNNLTKQSQILLGNGSDEVLDLLFRAFCEPNKDNIISLPPTYGMYGVLANINAVENREILLSADFQPQVEKILEAVDENTKIIFLCSPNNPTGNSFSDESVVKLLQNFKGLVVIDEAYIDFSDKESWLVEIDAYPNLVITQTLSKAYGLAGIRLGICYASEAVISILNKIKPPYNVNELTQQRAIERLKDSNKIKQEIASIIEQREELIKVLLEVSFVEKVYPTEANFILAKVDDANKRYDQLIEKGIVIRNRTTQPLCENCLRFTIGTKEENEVVIRELKSLS; translated from the coding sequence ATGAATACCTTCGATATAAATACAATAACGCGTGAAAACGTAAAAACTTTAAAGCCATACTCTTCTGCAAGAGATGAGTTTGAAGATTTTGACACAGCCGAAATGATTTTTTTGGATGCCAACGAAAATCCGTTTCAAAATGGAGTAAATCGTTATCCAGATCCGCAGCAGAATTCGGTTAAAGCCATTTTAGCTAAAAATAATTTGACAAAACAAAGCCAGATTTTATTAGGAAACGGAAGCGATGAAGTTCTAGATTTGCTTTTTAGAGCATTCTGCGAACCGAATAAAGACAATATTATTTCATTGCCGCCAACATACGGAATGTATGGTGTTTTGGCAAATATTAATGCGGTCGAAAATAGAGAAATTTTACTATCAGCAGATTTTCAGCCACAAGTTGAAAAAATTCTGGAAGCTGTTGACGAGAATACTAAAATCATTTTTTTATGTTCGCCAAATAATCCAACAGGAAACTCTTTTTCAGATGAAAGCGTGGTAAAATTGCTTCAAAACTTTAAAGGCTTAGTGGTGATCGATGAAGCTTATATTGACTTTTCGGATAAAGAAAGCTGGCTGGTAGAAATTGATGCTTATCCAAATTTGGTAATTACGCAAACACTTTCTAAAGCATATGGTTTGGCTGGAATTCGTTTAGGTATTTGTTACGCCTCTGAAGCCGTAATTTCAATTTTGAATAAAATCAAACCGCCTTACAATGTAAACGAATTAACACAGCAAAGAGCCATCGAGCGTTTAAAAGATTCTAATAAAATAAAACAAGAAATAGCTTCTATTATAGAACAAAGAGAGGAGTTGATTAAAGTTTTACTTGAAGTGAGTTTTGTTGAAAAAGTATATCCCACAGAAGCTAATTTTATCTTAGCAAAAGTGGATGACGCTAACAAAAGATACGATCAATTAATTGAAAAAGGAATCGTTATCAGAAACAGAACAACACAGCCTTTATGCGAAAATTGTCTTCGTTTTACCATCGGAACAAAAGAAGAAAATGAAGTTGTAATTAGAGAATTGAAGTCATTAAGCTAA
- the hisD gene encoding histidinol dehydrogenase — translation MNKIDNPKPDTWSEILKRPTQTIDDIEVTVKEIFKEVQKKGDEAVTKYTSIFDGISLDNYEVSQEEIKEAISLIPNELKEAIQLAKNNIYKFHSAQKTNRIEVETIEGVNCWQEKRPIQKIGLYIPGGTAPLFSTVLMLAVPAEIAGCKEIVLCSPPDKKGKINPAILYAADLCGVTKIIKAGGIQAIAGMTFGTKSIPKVYKIFGPGNQFVTVAKQLATQFGVAIDMPAGPSELLIVADDTAVPAFVASDLLSQAEHGTDSQVILVSTSKKLINEVENEVQSQLEVLPRKAIAEKAIENSKLIYVESDQIALDLINEYGPEHFIICSQYDDFYCNGIVNAGSVFIGNYTPESAGDYASGTNHTLPTNGYAKNYSGVNLDSFMKSMTFQKISEKGIQNIGKAIETMAEAEGLQAHKNAVTLRLESCEVLKTS, via the coding sequence ATGAATAAAATAGATAATCCAAAACCAGATACTTGGTCTGAAATATTAAAAAGACCAACCCAAACAATTGATGATATTGAAGTTACTGTAAAAGAAATCTTCAAAGAAGTTCAGAAAAAAGGAGATGAAGCTGTAACAAAATACACTTCGATTTTCGATGGGATTTCGTTAGACAATTACGAAGTTTCGCAAGAGGAAATCAAAGAAGCGATTAGTTTAATTCCAAATGAATTAAAAGAAGCTATTCAACTAGCAAAAAACAATATTTATAAATTCCACAGTGCACAAAAAACTAACAGAATTGAAGTTGAAACTATAGAGGGAGTAAACTGCTGGCAGGAAAAAAGACCCATTCAGAAAATAGGTTTATACATTCCGGGTGGAACAGCGCCTTTGTTTTCGACGGTGTTAATGCTGGCTGTTCCAGCAGAAATTGCAGGCTGTAAAGAAATTGTATTGTGTTCGCCGCCAGACAAAAAAGGAAAAATTAATCCAGCGATTTTATATGCAGCCGATTTATGCGGTGTAACTAAAATTATAAAAGCAGGTGGAATTCAAGCAATTGCAGGAATGACTTTCGGGACAAAATCTATTCCGAAAGTGTATAAAATATTTGGACCAGGAAATCAATTTGTAACGGTAGCAAAACAATTGGCAACACAATTCGGAGTCGCGATTGATATGCCTGCCGGTCCTTCAGAATTATTAATTGTAGCCGATGACACTGCAGTTCCTGCTTTCGTAGCTTCTGATTTGCTTTCTCAGGCAGAACACGGAACAGATAGTCAGGTAATTTTGGTTTCTACTTCAAAAAAACTCATTAATGAAGTTGAAAATGAAGTTCAGTCTCAATTAGAAGTGCTTCCAAGAAAAGCTATCGCAGAGAAAGCAATCGAAAATTCAAAATTAATTTATGTTGAAAGCGATCAAATAGCTTTGGATTTAATTAATGAATACGGACCTGAACACTTTATAATCTGCTCTCAATATGATGATTTCTACTGTAACGGAATCGTAAATGCAGGTTCTGTTTTTATTGGAAATTACACTCCTGAAAGTGCAGGCGATTATGCATCTGGAACCAATCATACCTTACCGACAAATGGTTATGCCAAGAATTACAGCGGTGTGAATCTGGATAGTTTTATGAAATCAATGACATTCCAAAAAATCTCTGAAAAAGGAATTCAAAACATCGGAAAAGCAATTGAAACAATGGCAGAAGCCGAAGGTTTGCAAGCGCACAAAAATGCAGTGACATTACGTTTGGAGTCCTGCGAGGTTTTGAAAACCTCGTAG
- the hisG gene encoding ATP phosphoribosyltransferase, protein MSTLKIAIQKSGRLNEDSIQILKDCGISINNGIDQLKAEASNFPLEVLYLRNSDIPQYLIDGVVDLAIVGDNLLVEKGKGIEVVQKLGFSKCKVSVAVPKTFEYNSIQDLANLRIATSYPNTVTEYFNKFGLKVDIHQISGSVEIAPNIGLADAIVDIVSSGSTLFKNNLKEVEVILKSEAVLAVSPKVSPEIQKHIDTLKFRIQAVLRARNSKYILMNVPNDKIDAVGKILPVLRSLTVLPLAQEGWSSVHSVIDKDTFWDVIDQLKEVGAEGILVCPIEKMVL, encoded by the coding sequence ATGAGTACTTTAAAAATTGCAATTCAAAAATCAGGTCGTTTAAACGAAGACAGCATTCAGATCCTGAAAGACTGTGGTATTTCAATCAACAACGGAATCGACCAGTTAAAAGCCGAAGCTTCAAATTTTCCTCTAGAAGTTTTATATCTTAGAAATTCAGATATTCCTCAATATCTGATCGATGGAGTAGTAGATTTAGCAATCGTTGGCGACAATCTTCTAGTAGAAAAAGGAAAAGGAATTGAAGTCGTTCAAAAATTAGGATTCTCGAAATGTAAAGTTTCAGTAGCAGTTCCAAAAACTTTCGAATACAACTCTATTCAGGATTTAGCCAATCTTCGTATTGCAACTTCATACCCAAATACGGTTACTGAATATTTTAATAAATTTGGTCTAAAAGTAGATATCCACCAGATTTCCGGTTCTGTAGAAATCGCTCCTAATATTGGTCTTGCAGATGCAATTGTAGATATCGTTTCAAGTGGTAGTACATTGTTTAAAAACAACTTAAAAGAAGTTGAAGTAATCTTGAAAAGTGAAGCTGTTTTAGCGGTTTCTCCAAAAGTTTCTCCCGAAATCCAAAAACACATTGATACTTTAAAATTCAGAATTCAAGCGGTTTTAAGAGCTCGAAATTCAAAATATATTTTGATGAATGTTCCAAACGACAAAATTGATGCTGTTGGAAAAATTCTTCCAGTTTTGAGAAGTTTAACGGTTCTTCCGCTGGCACAAGAAGGTTGGAGCAGTGTTCACTCCGTAATCGACAAAGATACTTTCTGGGACGTAATCGATCAATTAAAAGAAGTAGGTGCAGAAGGAATTTTAGTTTGCCCAATTGAGAAAATGGTACTGTAA
- a CDS encoding HAMP domain-containing sensor histidine kinase translates to MTQLSFKNRIALNYIITTGLLVLAVFSAIYIIVRLTVYNHIDENLLIEVRDHLSEIRVEKKAVILMDAEEWEEREHNSVDVNPVFVQFLDLNKKIIEKSPNLKNEKLVFHEGKSGFELFDTKLLDNKIRQIQVPLHIKSKKIGYLIIAMSLSDSTQVLENLLDTLLITFPIILLLLFFIARFLAGRSISPINEIINTSKIITKDNLKTRIPLPKTRDELFVLSTTINNLLNRIEDAIDREKQFTSDASHELRTPLTVIKGTLEVLIRKPRDSKEYEEKINYCINEVDHLNSLVDQLLMMARFENQKQNILKENVYLNAVILDVLKLNSEKIKSGKVNVVLDASEDFYTYSDNYLVVTILRNIISNAVKYSKKNSEIKISLLRKENKIYCVVLDQGIGIAKKDLESILNPFFRSDSLNHSDIKGTGLGLFIVKRMTDLLQIDFEIESEIGVGTKVLLGFEEYQKVLK, encoded by the coding sequence ATGACACAGCTTTCCTTTAAAAACAGAATTGCACTAAACTACATTATTACTACAGGATTGTTGGTTTTAGCAGTGTTTTCGGCTATTTATATTATTGTTCGACTAACGGTTTATAATCATATTGATGAAAATCTTTTAATAGAAGTCCGTGATCATCTTAGTGAAATCAGAGTTGAAAAGAAAGCGGTTATTTTGATGGATGCCGAAGAATGGGAAGAACGTGAGCACAATTCGGTTGATGTTAATCCAGTTTTTGTTCAGTTTTTAGACTTGAACAAGAAAATAATTGAGAAATCGCCTAATTTAAAAAATGAAAAACTGGTATTTCATGAAGGAAAATCAGGTTTTGAACTTTTTGACACTAAATTATTAGACAATAAAATCAGGCAGATTCAGGTGCCGCTTCACATAAAATCAAAAAAAATAGGATATTTGATTATTGCAATGTCCTTATCTGATTCTACGCAGGTTTTAGAAAATCTTTTAGACACACTTTTAATTACATTTCCAATTATCCTTTTATTGCTCTTTTTTATAGCAAGATTTTTGGCTGGAAGAAGTATAAGTCCAATAAATGAGATCATCAATACTTCAAAAATTATTACAAAGGATAACTTGAAAACCAGAATTCCACTTCCTAAAACACGAGATGAATTGTTTGTGCTTTCAACTACAATCAACAATTTATTAAATCGGATAGAAGACGCAATCGATCGCGAAAAACAATTTACTTCAGACGCTTCGCATGAGCTTAGAACACCGCTGACTGTAATTAAAGGAACACTTGAAGTATTAATACGTAAACCTAGAGATAGTAAAGAATACGAAGAAAAAATAAATTATTGCATTAACGAAGTTGATCATTTAAATTCATTGGTAGATCAGCTTTTGATGATGGCTCGTTTTGAAAATCAAAAACAAAATATTCTAAAAGAAAACGTGTATTTGAATGCCGTTATTTTAGATGTTTTGAAGCTGAATTCTGAGAAGATAAAGTCTGGAAAAGTTAACGTCGTATTAGATGCTTCAGAGGATTTTTATACCTATTCAGATAATTATTTAGTGGTTACGATTCTTCGAAATATAATTTCAAACGCCGTGAAATATTCGAAGAAAAATAGTGAAATTAAAATATCATTATTAAGAAAGGAAAATAAAATATATTGTGTCGTTTTGGATCAGGGAATTGGAATTGCTAAAAAAGATTTAGAATCGATTTTAAATCCGTTTTTCAGATCAGATTCTTTAAATCATTCTGATATTAAAGGAACTGGATTAGGTTTGTTTATCGTAAAAAGAATGACAGATTTACTTCAGATTGATTTTGAAATAGAAAGCGAAATAGGTGTTGGAACCAAAGTTTTACTGGGGTTTGAAGAATATCAGAAAGTGTTAAAATGA
- a CDS encoding response regulator transcription factor, with product MHILIVEDELGIVQFLKQGLQEEGYEITTANDGSKGFELIQNQKFDLILLDWMLPKINGLDLCKAIRVKDETTPIIFLTAKDTVQETIEGLKAGANDYIKKPFSFEELVERIKVHFRTKKRTETLTLGTITIDLSKHLILKSGEEVSLTQREFELLTYLVQHKGKVCTRNQILKDVWEIYFEYDTGVIDVFINAIRKKLNLKIEEDYIKTVRGIGYIANDL from the coding sequence ATGCATATTTTAATAGTAGAAGACGAATTAGGAATTGTTCAGTTTTTAAAACAAGGCCTTCAGGAAGAAGGATATGAAATAACCACAGCAAATGATGGTTCTAAAGGCTTTGAATTAATTCAAAATCAGAAATTTGACTTGATTTTATTAGATTGGATGCTGCCTAAAATTAACGGACTGGATTTATGCAAAGCCATACGTGTAAAAGACGAAACGACTCCAATTATTTTTTTAACCGCAAAAGATACTGTTCAGGAAACTATTGAAGGATTGAAAGCTGGAGCTAACGATTATATCAAGAAACCTTTTAGTTTTGAAGAACTTGTTGAACGTATAAAAGTACATTTTAGAACCAAAAAACGAACTGAAACGCTCACGCTTGGTACTATAACTATCGATTTATCTAAACATTTGATACTTAAAAGCGGAGAAGAAGTTTCGCTTACGCAGAGAGAATTTGAACTTTTGACTTATTTAGTCCAGCATAAAGGGAAAGTATGTACCCGAAACCAGATTTTAAAAGACGTTTGGGAAATTTATTTTGAATATGATACGGGTGTAATCGACGTTTTTATAAACGCTATTCGAAAAAAACTCAATCTTAAAATTGAAGAAGATTACATAAAAACAGTTCGAGGCATCGGATATATAGCAAACGATTTGTAA
- a CDS encoding LTA synthase family protein, with protein MDFYKKLSPFYNLAIFYFVISFILRIVLFFHPITQTSFTFSESLKIFSLGLISDFFVFIIASGFLWLYLIFISNSKYNKPTGYIILAFLCGLFIYAASGKSIFDEYGGALPKIVMIFIGIKTVLFAALLFLPQLRSKIRFGLFVFVIFLYVLLILQNGLSEYFFWNEFGVKYNFIAVNYLIYTNEVIGNIMQSYPVVPIFSALFLITAVITYFIVKSSKNYLTAIPSFREKLKISILYIGLFLVSLIAIPDLAKTENSKNVFVNELQSNGLYKFYLAFQNSKLDYFEFYKTMPEQKAFAILKQQMPSITGENTVQQIKNDSTENRKNVVLITIESLSADFMKMYGNTQNITPFLDSLSQKSLVFTNVYAAGNRTVRGLEAVTLCLPPTAGESVVKREDNKNKFSTGAVFKQKGYNVKFLYGGDAFFDNMQDFYSGNGYQIVDKSSFKPEEITFSNVWGVCDEDMYHKAINVMNAESKENKPFFNHIMTVSNHRPFTYPENKIDIPGNIKSRDGGVKYTDYALRKFFEMAEKQPWYKNTVFVIVADHCASSAGKTQLPLDKYRIPALIFSPDMKPEKYSKLMSQIDLMPTLFGLLNFDYESKFYGHDVFKADYQPRAFIATYQDLGLIKDNVLTILSPKQQIKQFELKLNPKDNVSPECQIYYDEIPLKSQKTDLVNQTVSYYQSASYLLKEKEYQFNDLSSRAKNGKLYAKD; from the coding sequence ATGGATTTTTACAAAAAACTTTCACCTTTTTACAATCTTGCGATTTTTTACTTTGTGATCAGTTTTATATTGCGAATTGTTCTTTTCTTTCATCCTATAACACAGACTTCATTTACTTTTTCTGAAAGCCTGAAAATCTTTAGTTTAGGATTAATTTCTGATTTCTTCGTATTTATAATTGCCAGCGGTTTTCTTTGGCTGTATTTGATTTTTATTTCTAATTCTAAATACAATAAACCAACTGGTTACATCATTCTGGCATTTTTATGCGGTTTGTTTATTTATGCCGCGTCAGGAAAAAGCATTTTTGATGAATATGGCGGGGCTTTGCCTAAAATTGTCATGATTTTTATCGGAATTAAAACAGTACTTTTTGCAGCTTTATTATTTCTTCCGCAGTTAAGAAGCAAAATTAGGTTTGGTCTTTTTGTTTTTGTGATTTTCCTGTATGTTTTGCTTATTCTTCAAAATGGTTTAAGTGAATATTTTTTCTGGAACGAATTTGGAGTAAAATACAACTTTATTGCGGTAAACTATCTTATTTACACCAATGAAGTTATTGGAAACATCATGCAGTCGTACCCAGTAGTTCCCATTTTTTCAGCATTATTTCTTATAACAGCTGTTATTACTTATTTTATTGTAAAAAGTTCTAAAAATTATTTAACCGCTATTCCAAGTTTCCGTGAGAAGTTAAAAATAAGCATTCTTTATATTGGTTTGTTTTTAGTTTCATTAATTGCAATTCCAGATTTGGCAAAAACAGAAAATTCTAAAAATGTTTTTGTTAATGAATTACAATCGAACGGATTATATAAATTTTATTTAGCGTTTCAAAATAGCAAATTAGATTATTTCGAGTTTTACAAAACAATGCCGGAACAAAAAGCTTTTGCTATTCTAAAACAGCAGATGCCATCAATTACTGGAGAAAATACCGTACAGCAAATTAAAAATGATTCAACAGAAAATCGAAAAAATGTTGTTTTAATTACCATTGAAAGTCTAAGTGCCGATTTTATGAAAATGTATGGCAATACTCAAAATATTACTCCGTTTTTAGACAGCTTATCACAAAAAAGCCTTGTTTTTACGAATGTATACGCGGCAGGAAACAGAACTGTACGCGGACTTGAAGCGGTAACTTTGTGTCTGCCTCCAACTGCTGGGGAAAGCGTGGTAAAAAGAGAAGACAATAAAAACAAATTTTCTACAGGAGCAGTTTTTAAACAAAAAGGATATAATGTGAAATTCCTTTACGGCGGTGATGCTTTTTTCGACAACATGCAGGATTTTTATTCTGGAAATGGTTATCAGATTGTAGACAAATCGAGTTTCAAACCTGAAGAAATTACATTTTCGAATGTTTGGGGTGTCTGTGACGAAGATATGTACCACAAAGCTATTAATGTGATGAATGCCGAATCTAAAGAAAACAAGCCATTCTTTAATCATATTATGACGGTAAGCAATCATAGACCATTTACGTATCCTGAAAATAAAATTGATATTCCAGGAAACATTAAATCTCGTGACGGCGGTGTAAAATATACAGATTATGCTTTAAGAAAATTCTTTGAAATGGCCGAAAAACAACCGTGGTATAAAAATACCGTTTTTGTAATCGTAGCCGATCATTGTGCTTCGAGTGCCGGAAAAACTCAACTTCCGCTGGATAAATACAGAATTCCAGCTTTAATTTTCAGTCCAGATATGAAACCTGAAAAGTATTCAAAATTAATGTCACAAATTGATCTCATGCCCACTCTTTTTGGTTTACTTAATTTTGATTACGAAAGTAAATTCTATGGACATGATGTTTTTAAAGCAGATTATCAGCCAAGAGCATTTATTGCAACTTATCAGGATTTAGGGCTTATAAAAGACAATGTACTAACCATTTTATCACCGAAACAACAAATAAAACAGTTTGAGTTAAAACTAAATCCGAAGGATAACGTTTCACCAGAATGCCAGATTTATTATGATGAAATTCCTTTGAAGTCACAAAAAACTGATTTGGTTAATCAAACCGTTTCTTATTATCAATCAGCTTCTTATTTATTAAAAGAAAAAGAATACCAGTTCAATGATTTAAGTTCGAGAGCTAAAAACGGTAAGTTATATGCAAAAGACTAA
- a CDS encoding zinc dependent phospholipase C family protein, with the protein MKNFKMRPKLITFCALIIGFFTLSWGIVGHERINKAAVMALPKPLQVFFYNHIDFITQEASVPDIRKYALSYKEEGPRHYFDMENFGDASSYPQTLEEAKQKYDAKFLSDNGILPWYIEDMMAKLTKAFKDKNRAEILFLAADLGHYVGDAHMPLHTSANHDGQLSDQKGIHSLWESRLPELFVKNYKLNVPEAQYYPDVHKAVWDMINDTHSLAQPLLDIDKKLRTSTPENEVFKMDAEGKIQKSKYNTAVFSDKYAEKLHKDLNGMVESQMKKAISATASFWYTAWVNAGKPDLSDLDAASVTQRNNQSLKDDLKLFQSGDLFGMKNQND; encoded by the coding sequence ATGAAAAACTTCAAAATGAGGCCAAAATTAATCACGTTCTGTGCATTAATTATTGGTTTTTTTACCTTGTCATGGGGAATTGTAGGCCATGAACGTATTAACAAAGCAGCTGTAATGGCTTTACCTAAACCTCTTCAGGTTTTCTTTTACAATCACATTGATTTTATTACTCAGGAAGCTTCTGTTCCTGATATTCGTAAATATGCATTAAGCTACAAAGAAGAAGGTCCAAGACATTATTTTGATATGGAAAACTTTGGCGATGCAAGCAGTTATCCGCAGACATTGGAAGAAGCAAAACAAAAATATGATGCTAAATTTTTGAGCGACAACGGCATCTTGCCTTGGTATATTGAAGATATGATGGCCAAATTAACTAAAGCATTTAAAGATAAAAACCGAGCTGAGATTTTATTTCTTGCTGCCGATTTAGGTCATTATGTTGGAGATGCCCATATGCCGCTGCATACTTCTGCCAATCACGACGGACAATTAAGCGATCAGAAAGGAATTCACTCACTTTGGGAAAGCAGATTGCCAGAGTTATTTGTTAAAAACTACAAATTAAATGTTCCTGAAGCACAATACTATCCTGATGTGCATAAAGCAGTTTGGGATATGATTAATGATACTCACAGCTTAGCACAACCATTATTAGATATTGATAAAAAACTAAGAACTTCAACTCCAGAAAATGAAGTGTTTAAAATGGATGCTGAAGGGAAAATTCAGAAGAGCAAATACAATACAGCTGTTTTCTCTGATAAATATGCTGAAAAATTACACAAAGACTTAAACGGAATGGTGGAAAGCCAAATGAAGAAAGCAATTTCTGCAACAGCAAGTTTTTGGTATACTGCTTGGGTAAATGCTGGAAAACCTGATTTAAGTGATTTAGATGCAGCATCAGTTACACAAAGAAACAATCAATCTTTAAAAGATGATTTAAAATTATTTCAAAGCGGAGATCTTTTCGGAATGAAAAATCAAAACGACTAA
- a CDS encoding YeiH family protein, producing MKTSQHVASQLFEINHYLQRAIFIVILLLCFASIISPPVALLIGVVMVNVFGNPFIEFNHKAITFLLQFSVVGLGFGMNASNAFSAGKEGFVLTIASIFSTLIFGFLLGKWLKTEKNTSHLISCGTAICGGSAIAAISPVIKSNENQTSIALGVIFILNSIALFAFPFIGHQLGLSQKDFGIWCAIAIHDTSSVVGAANKYGAEALQIATTVKLARALWIIPISLLTAVIFKNKSSKIKIPYFIGLFILAMLLNSYVPKVSVFAPYVVNVAKIGLTITLFLIGATLNINTLKSVGVKPLLQGIFLWIFIAALALVSILYFG from the coding sequence TTGAAAACAAGTCAGCACGTAGCATCACAATTATTTGAAATTAATCATTATTTACAGCGGGCAATTTTTATTGTTATACTATTGCTGTGTTTCGCTTCGATAATTTCTCCTCCAGTTGCCTTGTTAATTGGAGTGGTAATGGTAAATGTATTTGGAAATCCATTTATCGAATTCAATCATAAAGCAATCACGTTTTTACTGCAATTTTCTGTGGTAGGTCTTGGTTTTGGAATGAATGCATCAAACGCATTTTCTGCTGGAAAAGAAGGTTTTGTATTAACTATAGCTTCTATTTTCAGTACACTGATTTTTGGTTTTCTGTTGGGAAAATGGCTCAAAACGGAGAAAAATACATCGCATTTAATTTCATGCGGAACTGCAATCTGCGGCGGAAGTGCTATTGCAGCGATATCTCCAGTGATTAAATCTAATGAAAACCAAACTTCAATAGCTTTGGGTGTGATTTTCATACTGAATTCTATTGCATTATTTGCTTTCCCATTTATTGGGCATCAGCTTGGTTTGTCACAAAAAGATTTCGGAATATGGTGCGCCATTGCAATTCACGATACAAGTTCGGTAGTAGGTGCAGCCAATAAATACGGAGCCGAAGCTTTACAAATCGCCACAACTGTAAAATTAGCAAGAGCTTTATGGATTATTCCCATCTCACTTTTAACCGCTGTAATTTTTAAAAACAAAAGCAGTAAAATCAAAATTCCGTATTTTATTGGATTGTTTATATTGGCAATGCTTCTGAATTCATATGTTCCCAAAGTTTCAGTTTTTGCCCCTTATGTGGTAAATGTTGCTAAAATCGGATTGACTATAACACTGTTTTTAATTGGGGCAACATTAAATATAAATACTTTAAAATCAGTAGGAGTGAAGCCTTTATTGCAGGGAATTTTTCTTTGGATTTTTATTGCAGCTTTAGCGTTAGTATCAATTCTTTATTTTGGTTGA
- a CDS encoding LysR family transcriptional regulator, giving the protein MDFRLKVFYTVALRLNFTKAATELYITQPAVSKHIQELEEAYKTKLFERNGSKIALTLAGEILLKHTKEIFEIYREIDFEMSSFISERQGLLRLGASTTISQYIISPVLARFHQKQKDIKVNLLNGNTEQIENALINKEIEIGIVEGQSKNQSIKYIPFLKDELVLVCSNKNPFAKKNEISVNDLKSMKFITRERGSGTLEVIEFALKNINLKLSDLEIEMQLGSTESIKSYLLNSDCFAFMSIHAVSKELKNKELIVLDVENMAIERYFYIITLLGKSDPLSELFIQNISSHYNLKL; this is encoded by the coding sequence ATGGATTTCAGGCTAAAAGTATTTTACACCGTTGCACTTCGTCTCAACTTTACTAAGGCTGCAACTGAATTGTATATTACACAGCCTGCCGTTTCAAAACATATTCAAGAACTTGAAGAAGCTTATAAAACCAAGTTATTTGAACGTAATGGCTCTAAAATCGCTTTAACTCTTGCCGGAGAAATTCTTTTAAAACATACCAAAGAAATCTTTGAAATTTACCGTGAAATAGATTTCGAAATGAGTTCTTTTATCAGTGAACGTCAAGGATTATTAAGGCTTGGAGCCAGTACAACTATCTCGCAGTATATCATTTCTCCCGTTTTAGCTCGTTTCCATCAAAAACAAAAAGATATAAAAGTCAATTTATTGAACGGGAATACAGAGCAGATTGAAAATGCTTTGATTAACAAAGAAATAGAAATAGGAATTGTTGAAGGACAATCTAAAAATCAATCTATAAAATACATTCCATTTTTAAAAGACGAATTAGTTCTGGTTTGCAGTAATAAAAATCCGTTTGCTAAGAAGAATGAAATCTCAGTAAATGATTTAAAATCAATGAAGTTCATCACCCGCGAACGTGGATCAGGAACACTTGAAGTTATAGAATTTGCTCTAAAAAACATAAATTTAAAACTTTCTGATTTAGAGATTGAAATGCAGTTGGGAAGCACAGAAAGTATAAAATCTTATTTGCTAAATTCTGACTGTTTTGCTTTTATGTCCATTCACGCAGTAAGCAAAGAATTGAAAAATAAAGAATTGATTGTTTTGGATGTAGAGAATATGGCAATTGAAAGATACTTTTACATCATTACTTTATTAGGAAAATCAGATCCTTTATCAGAATTGTTTATTCAGAATATATCATCTCATTATAACTTGAAGTTATAG